A window of the Dickeya dianthicola NCPPB 453 genome harbors these coding sequences:
- the bcsD gene encoding cellulose biosynthesis protein BcsD: MSDMQQHALHYYRQQQLPSGWADLFGVIVNGMMDNAGEQEGLAFLRHMGGQLAERYPLPAAVTVVDLEREINRVLSLFHWGCVDLRPYENRLEIYHLALPVSVNTSGSVRWRMAMAAVLQGLYGRWLREQGGAEFVPLSCEETDSESTLLFRYQH; the protein is encoded by the coding sequence ATGAGTGACATGCAACAACATGCACTACACTATTATCGCCAGCAGCAATTGCCGTCCGGCTGGGCGGATCTGTTCGGCGTTATCGTCAACGGGATGATGGATAACGCCGGCGAGCAGGAAGGGCTGGCGTTTTTGCGTCACATGGGCGGGCAACTGGCAGAACGCTACCCGCTGCCGGCGGCGGTCACCGTGGTGGATCTGGAACGGGAGATCAATCGGGTGCTGTCGCTGTTCCACTGGGGATGCGTGGACCTGCGCCCGTATGAAAATCGGCTGGAGATTTATCATCTGGCGCTGCCCGTTTCCGTGAACACGTCGGGCAGCGTCAGGTGGCGCATGGCGATGGCGGCGGTGTTGCAGGGGCTCTACGGCCGCTGGCTGCGCGAGCAGGGCGGCGCCGAGTTTGTGCCGCTGTCCTGCGAAGAAACCGACAGCGAGTCGACCCTGCTGTTCCGTTACCAGCACTGA
- a CDS encoding glycosyl hydrolase family 8, which translates to MVKPMWRCWALMLMVMFSASATAASGWETYKSRFMTTDGRIQDTGNKNVSHTEGQGFAMLMAVHYGDRIAFDSLWNWTQSHLQNTASGLFYWRYDPSAANPVVDKNNASDGDVLIAWALLKAGNKWQDNRYLQASDSIQKAVIANNIIQFAGRTVMLPGAYGFNKNSYVVLNPSYFLFPAWRDFANRSHLQVWRQLIDDSLSLVGEMRFGQVGLPTDWVALNADGSMAPAAAWPSRFSYDAIRIPLYLYWYDAKTTALVPFQLYWRNYPRLTTPAWIDVLSGNTATYPMQGGLLAVRDLTMGNLDGLSDQPGAAEDYYSSSLRLLVMLARSK; encoded by the coding sequence ATGGTAAAGCCAATGTGGCGTTGTTGGGCGTTGATGCTGATGGTGATGTTCAGTGCGTCGGCTACGGCGGCAAGCGGTTGGGAAACCTATAAAAGCCGCTTCATGACCACGGACGGGCGCATTCAAGATACCGGCAATAAGAATGTCAGCCATACCGAAGGGCAGGGGTTCGCCATGTTGATGGCGGTGCATTACGGTGACCGTATCGCGTTCGACAGCCTGTGGAACTGGACGCAAAGCCACTTGCAGAACACGGCCAGCGGCCTGTTCTACTGGCGTTACGATCCGTCGGCGGCCAATCCGGTGGTGGATAAGAACAATGCCTCGGATGGCGACGTGCTGATTGCCTGGGCGTTGTTAAAAGCGGGCAATAAGTGGCAGGACAACCGTTACCTGCAAGCGTCGGACAGCATCCAGAAAGCGGTCATCGCCAATAATATCATTCAGTTTGCGGGCCGTACCGTGATGTTGCCCGGCGCCTATGGTTTCAACAAGAACAGCTATGTTGTCCTTAACCCGTCCTATTTTCTGTTCCCGGCCTGGCGCGACTTTGCTAACCGCAGCCATCTTCAGGTGTGGCGGCAACTGATTGACGACAGCTTGTCGCTGGTTGGGGAAATGCGTTTCGGTCAGGTCGGGTTGCCGACGGACTGGGTGGCGCTGAACGCGGATGGATCGATGGCGCCGGCGGCAGCCTGGCCGTCGCGTTTCAGTTACGACGCCATTCGTATTCCACTGTACTTGTACTGGTATGACGCCAAAACCACGGCGCTGGTGCCGTTCCAGCTGTACTGGCGTAATTACCCTCGCCTGACGACACCGGCCTGGATTGATGTGCTGAGCGGCAACACCGCGACTTACCCTATGCAGGGCGGTTTACTGGCGGTGCGCGATTTGACGATGGGCAACCTCGACGGGCTCAGCGATCAACCCGGCGCAGCGGAAGATTACTACTCGTCCAGCCTACGTCTGCTGGTGATGCTGGCGCGGAGTAAATAA